The following proteins come from a genomic window of Verrucomicrobiota bacterium JB022:
- a CDS encoding DUF2264 domain-containing protein: MTTPAAYREWQQAAWELLQPLTELMRPGLSELPLEGQASDHDANADRLEAFARPCLLAAFWLASSPEEQDEAEKIARWFREALALGTDPSKPEHYWGPNANYHQNGVEMGLFAIALEVAKPFLWEPLDEEAKQRVIRWMASNRGTGHHWNNHFYFGVFALEFLESVGAGRASDRQAIDHWFQEMELMYRGRGWFMDGMNQSYDHYNAYAFHFYGPMWAHLYGHRNPVRAKRWCDWSREFLTSYQHVFAASGEHPAFGRSITYRFNASAAFAAAQLVDATELSPGRCRRLCTRNLRFFLDRETRQGQGALSIGWHDTFPGVSEPYSCAGSVYWAAKAFVALLVPREHAFWQEPEQPLVAELEDAVHVVDPAGLIFRTHEGAAEILNAGSEICAGNRDKFGPYKWGKLAYRTDFGFCVAERGGYSPDLGLTGVDPRDGRRFGRHYTVPLEMGRSHYLSSYNLGDRELQANVSVETFVAWKGGWLLQVHRYTAYQPMEFTLGGYALPLKQPQAAQSLKQPFLQASGEGRVVALQPLQAHLQAASNSRLEDAAPRRHLQAPYHITPLLTAPAEADEGWLAALCFAGYGDSVQPWEVVSLAAGEWTLQHPQLGPWTLRHAWLPALD; encoded by the coding sequence ATGACCACCCCCGCAGCATACCGAGAATGGCAACAAGCGGCCTGGGAGCTCCTGCAGCCCCTGACCGAGCTCATGCGCCCCGGCCTCTCCGAGCTGCCGCTGGAAGGGCAGGCGAGCGATCACGATGCCAATGCCGACCGTCTGGAAGCCTTTGCGCGCCCCTGCCTGCTGGCCGCCTTCTGGCTCGCCAGCAGCCCGGAGGAGCAGGACGAGGCGGAGAAGATCGCCAGGTGGTTCCGCGAAGCCCTCGCGCTGGGCACCGACCCGTCCAAACCTGAGCACTATTGGGGGCCGAACGCGAATTACCACCAGAACGGCGTCGAGATGGGGCTTTTCGCCATTGCGCTGGAAGTCGCCAAGCCCTTTCTTTGGGAGCCGCTGGACGAAGAGGCAAAGCAGCGCGTGATCCGCTGGATGGCCTCCAATCGCGGCACGGGGCACCACTGGAACAACCACTTTTACTTCGGCGTCTTCGCGCTGGAGTTTCTGGAAAGCGTTGGGGCGGGGCGCGCTTCCGACCGGCAGGCGATCGATCACTGGTTCCAGGAGATGGAGCTGATGTATCGCGGGCGCGGCTGGTTCATGGACGGCATGAACCAGAGCTACGACCACTACAACGCCTACGCCTTCCACTTTTACGGGCCCATGTGGGCCCACCTCTACGGGCACCGCAACCCCGTCCGCGCCAAGCGTTGGTGCGACTGGTCCCGCGAATTCCTGACCTCGTATCAGCACGTCTTCGCGGCCTCGGGCGAGCACCCGGCTTTCGGGCGCTCGATCACCTACCGCTTCAACGCCTCCGCTGCCTTCGCTGCCGCGCAGCTGGTCGACGCCACCGAGCTGTCGCCCGGGCGCTGCCGCCGCCTCTGCACGCGCAACCTCCGCTTTTTCCTCGACCGCGAGACGCGGCAAGGGCAGGGCGCGCTCTCCATCGGCTGGCACGATACCTTTCCGGGCGTGTCCGAGCCCTATTCCTGCGCGGGCTCCGTCTATTGGGCGGCCAAGGCTTTTGTGGCTCTGCTCGTGCCGCGCGAACACGCCTTTTGGCAAGAGCCGGAGCAGCCCCTCGTGGCTGAGCTGGAAGACGCCGTGCACGTGGTCGACCCCGCCGGGCTGATCTTCCGCACCCACGAAGGCGCGGCGGAGATCCTGAACGCCGGTTCCGAAATCTGCGCGGGCAATCGCGACAAGTTCGGCCCCTATAAGTGGGGGAAGCTCGCCTATCGCACCGACTTCGGCTTTTGCGTGGCCGAGCGAGGCGGTTATTCGCCCGACCTCGGCCTGACGGGCGTCGATCCGCGCGATGGTCGCCGCTTTGGCCGCCACTATACCGTGCCGCTCGAAATGGGCCGCTCGCACTATCTCAGCAGCTACAACCTGGGCGACCGCGAGCTGCAGGCCAACGTGTCGGTCGAAACCTTTGTCGCCTGGAAGGGCGGCTGGCTGTTGCAGGTGCACCGCTACACTGCCTACCAGCCGATGGAATTTACGCTGGGCGGCTATGCCCTACCATTGAAACAGCCCCAAGCCGCGCAATCGCTGAAGCAGCCCTTCCTGCAGGCCAGCGGAGAGGGCAGGGTGGTGGCGCTGCAGCCGCTGCAAGCCCACCTGCAGGCCGCGAGCAATTCCCGGCTGGAAGACGCCGCCCCGCGCCGTCACCTGCAGGCCCCGTATCATATCACGCCTTTGCTCACCGCTCCCGCCGAAGCCGATGAAGGTTGGCTCGCCGCCCTCTGCTTCGCCGGCTACGGTGACTCCGTGCAACCCTGGGAGGTTGTTTCGCTTGCCGCTGGCGAGTGGACCCTCCAGCACCCGCAGCTCGGCCCGTGGACCTTGCGCCACGCCTGGCTGCCCGCCCTCGACTAG
- a CDS encoding heparinase II/III family protein has product MLIRPLTLLLTFGLCLALHAAPADHVPAEAPRTWVPAGELQGFRAFIETPEGQQYYATIKRDFDAYWMDFAFPEEPGTYGDPDPKKRTADKVILWREAQDVSNQIATVAEAATMIWLVEGDTRYLDKAKSFLLQVCEWDPRGVTDIYYNDEAHFRLWRKLPEVFDQIRDELTPAEREKVIAAFRERGNRSVEWIKRSGIEQVKRNSVEHKPSSHPVRFMAMTGASGLALWDDIPEAKEWYAFAYDFYRDIFTPFGGDDGGWAEGTAYWRGVYEHAVFQDALLLIDDPLAYNQPFWQNTGYFQVYFTQPYFATGFGDLSNSGKFDIEPGVYHFVRHLSKVLQDGYLRAWTDLYDDPRPLPSEYDLKEIYRVYPNLTEYVWRDYAVAGRKLPAAKDLRELPSSRYFADVGWVAFHSALGQPDEDIHLSFKSSPYGSFSHSHGDQNAFILNAFGENLAINSGYREYHRSKHHKYYTRETRSKNALLIDMRGQDTQNLAAKGEITHYETGERYAWARGEAKQAYQILQPQIELEQVTRDIVFIDDRYFVVRDVVKADDPVMVSYLLHAEKPIANSDAVNAVHIVNGQVHLGVRLEAWQNDFEFNTWRGFDVAVDQDYVDPEEVAKRGWLTAPNVDQEHFRADTAEYSGDVVIYSLLWPTEKASDLADLTLKVVDRDTVEVQRPGGSTDRLQFGENEIHLK; this is encoded by the coding sequence ATGCTGATCCGCCCCCTTACGCTCCTCCTGACCTTCGGGCTTTGCCTCGCCCTCCACGCTGCCCCTGCCGACCACGTGCCGGCGGAGGCCCCGCGCACCTGGGTGCCGGCGGGCGAGCTGCAAGGCTTCCGCGCCTTCATTGAGACGCCCGAAGGCCAGCAGTATTACGCCACGATCAAGCGCGACTTCGACGCCTACTGGATGGACTTCGCCTTCCCGGAAGAGCCCGGCACCTACGGCGATCCCGACCCCAAGAAGCGCACCGCCGACAAGGTGATCCTCTGGCGCGAAGCCCAGGACGTGAGCAACCAGATTGCGACCGTGGCCGAGGCTGCGACCATGATCTGGCTCGTCGAAGGCGATACGCGCTACCTCGACAAGGCCAAGAGCTTTCTGTTGCAGGTCTGCGAGTGGGACCCGCGCGGCGTGACGGATATTTATTACAACGACGAGGCTCACTTCCGCCTCTGGCGCAAGCTGCCCGAGGTGTTCGACCAGATCCGCGACGAGCTGACGCCTGCCGAGCGCGAGAAGGTGATCGCGGCCTTCCGCGAGCGCGGCAACCGTTCGGTGGAGTGGATCAAGCGCTCGGGCATTGAGCAGGTGAAGCGCAACTCCGTCGAGCACAAGCCGAGCAGCCACCCGGTCCGCTTCATGGCCATGACGGGCGCCTCCGGCCTCGCGCTTTGGGACGACATCCCCGAGGCCAAGGAGTGGTATGCCTTCGCCTACGACTTTTACCGCGACATCTTCACGCCCTTTGGCGGCGACGATGGCGGTTGGGCGGAGGGCACAGCCTACTGGCGCGGCGTTTATGAGCACGCGGTGTTTCAAGACGCCCTGTTGCTGATCGACGACCCGCTGGCCTACAACCAGCCGTTCTGGCAAAACACCGGCTACTTTCAGGTCTACTTCACGCAGCCCTACTTCGCGACCGGCTTTGGCGACCTGTCCAATTCCGGCAAGTTCGACATCGAGCCGGGCGTCTACCACTTCGTGCGTCACCTTTCCAAGGTGCTGCAAGACGGCTACCTGCGCGCCTGGACGGACCTCTATGACGACCCGCGCCCCCTGCCGAGCGAGTACGACCTCAAGGAAATCTACCGCGTCTACCCCAACCTGACCGAATACGTGTGGCGCGACTACGCGGTGGCCGGGCGCAAGCTGCCCGCTGCGAAGGACTTGCGCGAATTGCCCAGCAGCCGCTACTTTGCCGACGTGGGTTGGGTTGCCTTTCACTCCGCGCTGGGCCAGCCCGACGAGGATATCCACCTGTCATTCAAGAGCAGCCCCTACGGCTCGTTCAGTCACAGCCATGGCGACCAGAATGCCTTTATCCTCAATGCCTTTGGCGAAAACCTCGCCATCAATAGCGGCTACCGCGAATACCACCGCTCCAAGCACCACAAGTATTACACCCGCGAGACCCGCTCCAAGAACGCCCTGCTGATCGACATGCGCGGGCAGGACACCCAAAACCTAGCCGCGAAGGGCGAAATCACGCACTACGAGACGGGCGAGCGTTACGCCTGGGCGCGGGGCGAGGCCAAGCAGGCCTACCAGATCCTGCAACCGCAGATCGAGTTGGAGCAGGTGACGCGCGACATCGTCTTCATCGACGACCGTTACTTCGTGGTGCGCGACGTGGTGAAGGCCGACGACCCGGTGATGGTCAGCTACCTCCTGCACGCCGAAAAGCCCATCGCCAACAGCGATGCGGTCAACGCCGTGCACATCGTCAACGGGCAGGTGCATCTGGGCGTGCGTCTGGAGGCGTGGCAGAACGACTTCGAGTTCAACACCTGGCGCGGCTTCGATGTGGCGGTCGATCAGGACTATGTCGACCCCGAAGAAGTGGCCAAACGTGGGTGGCTGACGGCCCCGAACGTCGATCAGGAGCACTTCCGCGCCGACACCGCCGAATATTCGGGCGACGTCGTCATCTACTCGCTGCTTTGGCCTACCGAAAAGGCCAGCGACCTCGCCGATCTCACGCTGAAGGTGGTCGACCGCGATACGGTGGAGGTCCAGCGCCCTGGCGGCTCAACCGACCGCCTGCAATTTGGAGAAAACGAGATTCATCTGAAGTAA
- the thpR gene encoding RNA 2',3'-cyclic phosphodiesterase gives MPRLPHRRLFFAIDVPEYVQEALLRLYIDQKNWQWVRPENMHLTLKFLGATPGELAEEVIERMAGVAGRAFMLPVEEVGVFPSVQRPQVVWAGLGGGHPELFGLQKRIEDACFALGIQPEKRRYSPHLTLARVSQASPESVRQFVKAQREFSAPPFRVEAFHLYRSELQDHHRVYIKEATWLLHDERAEA, from the coding sequence ATGCCCCGCTTGCCCCACCGCCGGTTGTTCTTCGCCATCGACGTGCCGGAATACGTGCAGGAGGCCTTGCTGCGCCTCTACATCGACCAGAAGAACTGGCAGTGGGTGCGCCCCGAAAATATGCACCTCACGCTCAAATTCCTTGGCGCAACGCCGGGCGAACTGGCCGAAGAGGTGATCGAGCGCATGGCAGGCGTCGCCGGTCGTGCGTTCATGTTGCCGGTCGAGGAGGTCGGCGTGTTCCCGAGCGTGCAGCGGCCGCAGGTGGTCTGGGCGGGGCTGGGCGGCGGCCATCCCGAGCTGTTCGGCTTGCAGAAGCGGATCGAAGACGCCTGCTTTGCCCTCGGCATCCAACCGGAGAAGCGGCGCTACAGCCCCCACCTCACGCTGGCGCGGGTCAGCCAGGCCAGCCCGGAGAGCGTGCGGCAGTTTGTGAAGGCGCAGCGCGAATTCAGCGCCCCGCCCTTCCGCGTGGAGGCCTTCCACCTCTACCGCAGCGAACTCCAGGACCACCACCGCGTCTACATCAAGGAAGCCACCTGGCTGCTCCACGACGAGCGGGCGGAGGCGTGA
- a CDS encoding glycosyltransferase N-terminal domain-containing protein, giving the protein MNLRLTSHSSPYRPTHKILSRAGFGLRAARGLHVLKGMLIWGYRVLFLPLLLIGLPYYLWRMVRRGGYARDFGHRFGFVPRQPDKLPGSKRIWLHAVSVGEILALDPLLKELSLDPNLEVILTTTTSTGYKLARQRYKRQVELVAIFPIDFYPCRRLAWKRWQPDIVILTEGEIWPELLHQARRDSVPVLLMNARLSDRSFRRYQSLEKLARPLLLDGLTRVLASSQQDGERFRQLLGDRTRVDYVGNIKCDVELKPVLNEMQRRLWLRELGFIGSTEVSGPQDRSAAWGAQGQLEKAPLPLVLLGSSTWPGEEAMLMRITKVALERGLNVRLLLVPRHAERASDVVQELREAGLTFHQRSKGHQAPEPVQAYLADTTGELRQLVQLADVVLIGKSMPPHTQGQTPIEAAGFGRPLIMGPEMSNFREIAHSMTSAGGARRAADEAELQAVVLELLENGDTRQELSIKARSWFGEQEGATRRTLDAIRELLGLQAPKATPGEQADPPNLTRL; this is encoded by the coding sequence GTGAATCTGCGGCTGACTTCCCATTCTTCACCCTACCGCCCAACGCACAAAATCCTGAGCCGGGCCGGTTTCGGCTTGAGGGCGGCGCGCGGCTTGCATGTGTTGAAGGGCATGTTGATCTGGGGTTACCGGGTCTTGTTTTTGCCCCTCTTGCTCATCGGCCTGCCGTATTACCTGTGGCGGATGGTGCGCCGTGGCGGTTACGCGCGCGACTTCGGGCACCGCTTCGGCTTTGTGCCGCGCCAGCCGGACAAGCTGCCCGGCAGCAAGCGCATCTGGCTGCACGCCGTGAGTGTGGGCGAGATTCTGGCGCTCGACCCGCTGCTGAAGGAGCTGAGCCTCGACCCGAATCTGGAGGTGATCCTGACCACCACCACCAGCACGGGCTACAAGCTGGCCCGGCAGCGCTACAAGCGCCAGGTGGAGCTGGTCGCGATTTTCCCGATCGACTTTTACCCGTGCCGGCGGCTCGCGTGGAAGCGTTGGCAGCCCGACATCGTGATCCTGACCGAGGGCGAGATCTGGCCCGAGCTGCTGCATCAGGCGCGGCGCGATAGCGTGCCCGTGCTGCTGATGAACGCCCGCCTTTCCGACCGCTCGTTCCGCCGCTACCAGTCGCTGGAAAAGCTCGCCCGGCCCCTTTTGCTCGACGGGCTGACGCGCGTGCTGGCTTCGAGTCAACAAGACGGCGAGCGCTTCCGCCAATTGCTGGGCGACAGGACGCGGGTCGACTATGTGGGCAACATCAAGTGCGATGTGGAGCTGAAGCCGGTGCTCAACGAGATGCAGCGTCGCCTATGGCTGCGCGAACTGGGCTTTATCGGCTCGACAGAGGTCTCCGGTCCACAGGATCGTTCCGCCGCCTGGGGCGCACAGGGGCAACTGGAAAAAGCTCCCCTGCCGCTTGTCTTGCTCGGCTCGTCGACCTGGCCAGGCGAAGAGGCCATGCTGATGCGCATCACCAAGGTGGCTCTGGAGCGGGGCCTGAATGTGCGCCTGCTGCTGGTGCCGCGCCATGCCGAGCGCGCCAGCGACGTGGTGCAGGAGCTGCGCGAGGCGGGGCTGACTTTCCACCAGCGTTCGAAGGGCCATCAGGCGCCCGAGCCGGTGCAGGCTTATTTGGCGGACACCACGGGCGAGCTGCGTCAACTGGTCCAGTTGGCCGACGTGGTGCTGATCGGTAAATCCATGCCGCCGCATACGCAGGGGCAGACCCCAATCGAGGCCGCTGGCTTTGGGCGTCCCCTGATCATGGGGCCTGAAATGAGCAACTTTCGCGAGATCGCCCACTCGATGACGAGTGCGGGCGGTGCGCGTCGCGCAGCCGACGAGGCCGAGCTGCAGGCCGTCGTGCTGGAGCTGCTGGAAAACGGCGACACGCGGCAGGAGCTGTCGATCAAGGCGCGGAGTTGGTTTGGCGAGCAGGAAGGCGCGACCCGCCGCACGCTGGATGCCATCCGCGAACTGCTGGGCCTGCAGGCTCCCAAGGCTACCCCGGGCGAACAGGCTGACCCGCCCAATTTGACGCGGCTATGA
- a CDS encoding type II secretion system protein GspG — MCPQSNESTASIFTNASIQAPLTQYRIDTGSYPTTAQGLAALWEAPAEHADSWNGPYIDAPDDVIDLWSRPYQYRFPGERNEYGARKYDIWSLGPDSDDPADDIGNW, encoded by the coding sequence ATGTGTCCTCAGAGTAACGAAAGCACCGCCAGCATATTTACCAACGCCAGCATTCAGGCTCCACTAACTCAATACCGTATCGACACCGGTTCTTACCCGACGACCGCTCAAGGCTTGGCGGCGCTTTGGGAAGCTCCGGCCGAGCATGCTGATAGCTGGAATGGTCCCTACATCGACGCCCCGGACGATGTGATCGACCTTTGGAGCCGCCCGTACCAATATCGCTTTCCGGGAGAACGTAACGAATACGGCGCACGGAAATACGACATCTGGTCCCTCGGCCCAGACTCTGACGATCCCGCCGACGACATCGGCAACTGGTAA
- the priA gene encoding primosomal protein N' has translation MPEDAAQATISVRLLTRLDRELGYRLPEALVGQVEVGSLVKVPVVRRVELAVVTALASDPNFPLEKLKYVHSLEQPFPVLTLDLLKLAQWMERYYAADLNSIFETMIPASVRRGMKVQQRAFVSIARTLDAAELAQLEKRAKKQAELYTFLRDQIDPRPLPKALIVKRLKTSTAVVDGLVAKGILSEGQQVVQREAYADDLAGAERVRVANLVLNEEQQTAGEALVASIDKRQFVTHLLHGVTGSGKTEVYLHALRHVLEQGGGVIFLVPEVALTPQTVGRLRARLEAASGEQAVVWHSLLSDGERYDAWHALSTGEARVVVGARSAVFAPIKDLRLIIVDEEHEPAYKQEETPRYHGRDVAVYRGFINQATVVLGSATPALESLHNASQGKYQINHLRQRVDNRQLPLVHVVDMKREQYKSKGPPLFSRLLADKLYDRLEKGEQSILFINRRGYDSSVRCPDCGWVAYCDHCAITLTHHRHDNHLRCHLCGAEHPVPNVCPECKSPKIHYRGSGTQKIEDFARRLLPSARVLRIDADTMQQKHKFREVLADFRAGKVDILVGTQMIAKGLDFPNVTLVGLLDADLTMHLPDFRSMERTFQLLVQVAGRAGRGERAGEVVVQTYLPHSEPIQFGRQQDFDGFAKDELERRREFEYPPYRHLVHHLLRGPNPDKVAFYAKEWVKHIEQELLPHDPTLEIRGPAPCPVEKIKDHYRFQIWYFTPSAARLVPKLNALRQSFKWDSEVIEILDVDAVNLI, from the coding sequence ATGCCTGAAGATGCCGCCCAAGCGACGATCAGCGTGCGTCTGCTCACCCGGCTCGACCGGGAGCTGGGCTACCGCCTGCCGGAGGCGCTCGTCGGGCAGGTGGAGGTCGGGTCGCTCGTCAAGGTGCCCGTGGTGCGCCGCGTCGAGCTGGCGGTGGTGACGGCCCTCGCGTCGGATCCCAATTTCCCGCTGGAGAAGCTCAAATACGTGCACAGCCTGGAGCAGCCGTTCCCGGTGCTGACGCTCGACTTGCTGAAGCTCGCCCAGTGGATGGAGCGCTACTATGCGGCCGACCTCAACAGCATCTTCGAGACGATGATCCCCGCTTCCGTGCGGCGTGGGATGAAGGTGCAGCAGCGCGCGTTTGTCTCCATCGCCCGCACGCTGGACGCCGCAGAACTGGCGCAGCTCGAAAAGCGGGCCAAGAAGCAGGCCGAGCTTTATACGTTCCTGCGCGACCAGATCGACCCGCGCCCGTTGCCCAAGGCCTTGATCGTCAAGCGCCTCAAGACCAGCACCGCCGTCGTCGATGGCCTCGTGGCCAAGGGCATCCTGAGCGAAGGCCAGCAAGTCGTGCAGCGCGAGGCCTATGCCGACGATTTGGCCGGGGCCGAACGGGTCCGCGTGGCCAACCTCGTGCTCAACGAAGAGCAGCAGACCGCCGGTGAGGCCCTCGTGGCGAGCATCGACAAGCGCCAATTTGTGACCCACCTGCTGCACGGCGTTACCGGCAGCGGCAAGACAGAGGTGTATCTCCATGCGCTGCGGCACGTGCTGGAGCAGGGTGGGGGTGTGATCTTTCTCGTGCCCGAGGTGGCGCTGACCCCGCAGACGGTCGGCCGCCTGCGGGCGCGACTGGAGGCGGCGAGCGGCGAACAGGCCGTCGTGTGGCACAGCCTGCTGAGCGACGGCGAACGCTACGACGCCTGGCACGCGCTCTCGACCGGCGAAGCTCGGGTGGTGGTGGGCGCACGATCCGCCGTGTTCGCGCCGATCAAGGACTTGCGGCTGATCATCGTCGATGAAGAGCACGAGCCCGCCTACAAGCAGGAGGAGACGCCCCGCTATCATGGGCGCGATGTGGCGGTCTATCGCGGCTTCATCAACCAGGCCACCGTCGTGCTCGGCTCGGCGACCCCTGCGTTGGAGAGCCTGCACAACGCCTCGCAGGGCAAATACCAGATCAACCACCTTCGCCAGCGGGTCGACAACCGCCAGTTGCCGCTCGTGCACGTGGTCGACATGAAGCGCGAGCAATACAAGAGCAAGGGGCCGCCGCTCTTCAGCCGTCTGCTGGCCGACAAACTCTATGACCGTCTCGAAAAGGGCGAGCAGTCGATCCTCTTTATCAACCGCCGGGGCTACGATTCCAGCGTGCGCTGCCCGGACTGCGGCTGGGTGGCCTACTGCGACCATTGCGCGATCACCCTCACGCACCACCGGCACGACAACCACTTGCGCTGCCACCTGTGCGGGGCCGAGCATCCGGTGCCGAACGTTTGCCCCGAGTGCAAGAGCCCGAAGATCCACTATCGTGGCTCCGGCACGCAGAAGATCGAGGACTTTGCGCGTCGCCTGCTACCGAGCGCCCGCGTGCTGCGGATCGACGCCGACACGATGCAGCAGAAGCACAAATTCCGCGAAGTGCTGGCCGACTTCCGCGCGGGCAAGGTCGACATCCTTGTCGGCACCCAAATGATCGCCAAGGGTCTCGATTTCCCCAACGTGACCCTCGTCGGCCTGCTCGATGCCGACCTGACGATGCACTTGCCCGACTTCCGCTCGATGGAGCGCACCTTCCAGCTACTCGTGCAGGTAGCCGGGCGGGCAGGGCGAGGCGAACGCGCCGGGGAGGTGGTCGTACAGACTTATCTGCCGCACTCCGAGCCCATCCAGTTCGGACGCCAACAGGACTTCGACGGTTTTGCGAAGGACGAGCTGGAGCGGCGCCGCGAGTTCGAATACCCGCCCTACCGCCACCTCGTCCACCACCTCCTGCGCGGCCCCAATCCCGACAAGGTGGCCTTTTACGCCAAGGAATGGGTCAAGCACATCGAGCAAGAGCTGCTGCCGCACGACCCAACGCTGGAGATCCGCGGGCCCGCGCCCTGCCCGGTGGAGAAGATCAAGGACCACTACCGCTTCCAGATCTGGTATTTCACCCCCAGCGCCGCCCGCCTCGTGCCCAAGCTCAACGCCCTGCGCCAGTCCTTCAAGTGGGACTCCGAGGTGATCGAGATCCTCGACGTGGACGCGGTGAACCTGATTTAG
- a CDS encoding PEP-CTERM sorting domain-containing protein, producing MSLQTRIAVVAAVSLAAVAASTAYGAINLSPEILTTGGTLEFTNDLTFTISTDGTVDYIAFDEWSASYTTQRLAYSSGSISYQINDGPVLSAGAYYLYDSVYSDWNDLSAYDGILAIDSIFVSVGDTLTFFATSIEFDPEPEFNPAGIGEFTGDVFLASMFASRMSGNISANGAPEPTPVVPEPSTYAALAGLATLGFAFWRRRKA from the coding sequence ATGTCGCTCCAAACACGCATCGCGGTCGTTGCCGCTGTCTCACTCGCCGCTGTCGCGGCTTCGACTGCCTATGGCGCCATCAACCTCAGCCCCGAGATTCTCACCACCGGAGGCACGCTCGAGTTCACCAACGACCTGACTTTCACCATCTCGACCGATGGCACGGTCGATTACATCGCTTTCGATGAATGGTCAGCAAGCTATACCACCCAGAGGTTGGCTTACTCCTCCGGTTCGATCTCCTATCAGATCAACGACGGACCCGTCCTCTCAGCCGGCGCCTACTATCTCTATGACAGCGTGTACAGCGATTGGAACGACCTGAGCGCATACGACGGCATTCTTGCGATCGACAGCATTTTTGTCAGCGTCGGCGACACCCTCACCTTCTTCGCCACCAGCATTGAATTTGATCCTGAACCCGAGTTCAATCCCGCCGGCATCGGTGAGTTTACGGGTGATGTTTTTCTGGCCAGCATGTTTGCATCCCGCATGAGCGGCAATATCAGCGCCAACGGGGCACCCGAACCCACCCCTGTCGTGCCCGAGCCCAGCACCTATGCCGCGCTCGCCGGCCTCGCCACGCTCGGCTTCGCCTTCTGGCGTCGTCGCAAGGCGTAA
- a CDS encoding PEP-CTERM sorting domain-containing protein, whose amino-acid sequence MKKFLTLLALFAAAIQTQAAVLLTIDMTDISAVVITATGNFADINATSDAANFPVQLKGFFTVDPGTTTYSALETTLQGPSSGDILDSILGGRSGPSQTTAILRTGSGKVETFSTTSTAFTGYAIFDLSSIESFLPTWGDSGNITTDNAGSEIIGTWEVATVAVPEPSTYAALAGLATLGLVFWRRRKA is encoded by the coding sequence ATGAAAAAATTCCTGACCCTCCTCGCACTATTCGCTGCTGCGATCCAAACACAGGCAGCTGTCCTGCTGACCATCGACATGACCGACATCAGCGCGGTCGTGATCACCGCCACCGGTAATTTTGCCGATATCAATGCCACGAGCGATGCCGCCAACTTCCCCGTCCAATTGAAGGGCTTCTTCACGGTCGACCCCGGCACGACGACCTACAGCGCGCTCGAAACCACGCTGCAAGGCCCCTCCTCCGGCGATATCCTCGACAGCATCCTGGGCGGCCGTTCCGGCCCGTCGCAGACCACCGCGATCCTGCGTACCGGTTCCGGCAAGGTCGAAACCTTCAGCACGACCAGCACCGCCTTCACCGGCTACGCCATTTTCGACCTGTCCTCCATCGAGTCATTCCTGCCGACCTGGGGTGACAGCGGCAACATCACGACCGACAATGCTGGCAGCGAAATCATCGGCACCTGGGAAGTTGCGACCGTCGCCGTGCCCGAGCCCAGCACCTACGCTGCTCTCGCCGGCCTCGCCACCCTTGGCCTCGTCTTCTGGCGTCGTCGCAAGGCGTAA
- a CDS encoding PEP-CTERM sorting domain-containing protein — MNLILRAFLSTPLAVLAPLSTANAAISLTGDVLTTGGVFTITQDITLEINTSGTQNLILSFDQWVNSDGGYGSLDIYQADPIYVQINNGPLQALSNPYIVDDLPFSLLDMSLNSGYLALDAYDLVAGDTFMVLAGSWETYAATEDFNPEAVQTFTGEVFLVDINTAQRVSSIVSVDAPPAVPEPGAYAALAGLATLGFAFWNRRKA; from the coding sequence ATGAATCTAATCTTACGCGCTTTCCTCTCAACTCCTTTGGCCGTGCTGGCACCCTTATCGACTGCCAATGCAGCAATCAGCCTTACAGGTGATGTTCTTACGACCGGAGGCGTCTTCACGATCACGCAAGACATCACGCTGGAGATCAATACCAGCGGCACGCAGAACTTGATCCTGTCTTTCGACCAGTGGGTTAACAGTGATGGTGGCTACGGCAGTCTGGATATTTATCAGGCCGACCCTATCTACGTTCAAATCAACAACGGTCCTTTGCAGGCACTCTCCAACCCTTATATTGTAGACGACCTGCCCTTTTCGCTCTTGGACATGTCACTAAATAGCGGCTACCTCGCCCTCGATGCGTATGATCTTGTCGCGGGCGATACCTTTATGGTCCTGGCCGGCAGTTGGGAGACTTACGCAGCCACCGAAGATTTTAACCCTGAAGCGGTTCAGACCTTTACGGGCGAAGTCTTCCTGGTGGATATCAACACCGCGCAACGCGTCTCTTCTATCGTCAGCGTCGACGCTCCCCCCGCCGTGCCCGAACCCGGGGCCTACGCCGCGCTTGCCGGCCTTGCCACGCTCGGGTTTGCCTTCTGGAATCGTCGCAAGGCGTAA